One Micromonas commoda chromosome 7, complete sequence genomic window carries:
- a CDS encoding predicted protein: protein MSVIDRFPHSTAELRRVKAVQFGVLSPDEIRKMSVCEIETAETYEKGRPKRGGLSDPRMGTMDRAMACETDGMNSTDTPGYFGHLELAKPVFHYGFIKNVVSVLRCVGFSSSKLMIDKNEDPKFAQIMRIKNNKQRLRKFTDACKTKTICPATGTPQPQYRLEGMKITAEFKKLEEDDYLPDGGERKQVITPERALNILKNISDEDCRILGFDPEHAHPSWFVLQALPVPPHPVRPSVAFDSSTRSEDDLTVKLMEIVRTNKNLQRQEQNGAPQHVVQEFTELLQYHIMTFMDNTVAGQPRALTRSGRPIKSISERLKGKAGRIRGNLMGKRVDFSARTVITPDPNLMLDELGVPWSIALNMTYPETVTPYNIERLRKLVENGPHPPPGETGAKYIIREDGQRLDLRFMKRESDKRLEYGYKVERHMINGDCVLFNRQPSLHKMSIMGHRVRIMPYSTFRMNISVTPPYNADFDGDEMNMHLPQSMETRAEVQELMMVPKMIVSPQANKPVMAIVQDTLLACRLITKRDTFITKDVFMNILMWHTNWDGKVPKPAIIKPEPLWTGKQVFSMFTPDVNVIRTSAWARDADDMDFSVDDVGVRVERGELITGIMCKKSMGSGGGGLIHTIWEEWGPTAARDFVSQVQWLLNYWLLHYGFTIGISDTIADDRTMQTINDTITKAKSDVKEVVAIYQRGELEMQPGMTAQQSFEQKVNQILNKARDNAGNSAQTSLDDTNNVKMTVTAGSKGSFLNISQMIACVGQQNVEGKRIPFGFTDRSLPHFAKNDLGPEARGFVENSYLRGLTPQEFFFHAMGGREGLIDTAVKTSETGYIQRRLVKAMEDIIVKYDGTVRNSAGDVIQFLYGEDGMDATYVESQKIDTLRDSREKFRKRFHMDPDEPGFGRGWMSEAQVNDLANSAEKRALLEEEWERLLKDREELRRTMSTGDQNVHLPVNLKRIIWNAQNNYRKVKDASSGGSRGGEELQAVHVIESVKSMLNGLVVVPGRDALSVEAQRNATILFFALVRSTLSAKRVMSEFRLSPAAFNWVIGEVESRFKVALAPPGDGIGTVAAQSIGEPATQMTLNTFHFAGVSAKNVTLGVPRLKELINIAKKIKTPSLTVALRKDLAGDRAMAKNVQSILEYTTLHSVAAASEVWYDPDPTDTVIEEDKEFVRSYYEMPDEDVDPSRMSPWLLRIELNREMMVDKKLLMADIAERINQDFQEDLSCIFNDDNSEKLILRIRLLDNEMGDKEAGPSTTEDEVFLKKLESQMLTNLALRGIPDIKKVFIREANVMGLDPVTETFTKKSEWMLDTEGVNLLEVMNHEDVDFTRTTSNHLIEVIQVLGIEAVRNTLLKELRGVIEFDGSYVNYRHLAILVEVMTYRGHLMSITRHGINRVETGPLMRCSFEETVDILLEAAAFSERDGMNGLSENIMLGQFCPLGTGEFGLHLNEDMLKEAVDLDLGLSEGGLGVGVTPGRGITPGREGAMSPSFLLSPTAHMSPFDDSMRFSPQGTDYGSHAGGGQSPGYSPTSPAYSPTSPAYSPTSPAYSPTSPAYSPTSPAYSPTSPAYSPTSPAYSPTSPAYSPTSPAYSPTSPAYSPTSPAYSPTSPAYSPTSPAYSPTSPAYSPTSPAYSPTSPAYSPTSPAYSPTSPAYSPTSPAYSPTSPQYSPTSPQYSPTSPQYSPTSPQYSPTSLGLSDADAPTRSPTSPQYSPSTEADGDQ, encoded by the exons ATGTCGGTGATCGATCGGTTCCCGCACTCGACCGCCGAGCTTCGGCGCGTCAAGGCGGTGCAGTTCGGCGTGCTCAGCCCCGATGAGATC AGGAAGATGTCGGTGTGCGAGATCGAGACGGCGGAGACCTACGAGAAGGGCAGGCccaagcgcggcggcttgaGCGACCCGCGGATGGGCACGATGgaccgcgcgatggcgtgcgAGACGGACGGCATGAACAGCACGGACACGCCCGGGTACTTCGGGCACCTGGAGCTGGCCAAGCCGGTGTTTCACTACGGGTTCATCAAGAACGTCGTCAGCGTGCTGCGATGCGTGGGgttctcctcgtcgaagcTGATGATCGACAAG AACGAGGATCCCAAGTTCGCGCAGATCATGCGCATCAAGAACAACAAGCAGCGCCTGCGCAAGTTCACGGATGCGTGCAAGACGAAGACCATCTGCCCAGCCACCGGAACCCCCCAGCCGCAATACCGGTTGGAGGGGATGAAGATAACCGCGGAGTTCaagaagctcgaggaggacgactaccttcccgacggcggcgagcgtaAGCAGGTGATCACCCCGGAGAGGGCGCTGAACATCCTCAAGAACATCAGCGACGAGGACTGCAGGATCCTCGGCTTTGACCCCGAGCACGCGCATCCCTCGTGGTTTGTGCTCCAGGCGctgccggtgccgccgcacCCGGTGCGCCCGTCCGTGGCGTTCGACAGCAGCACGAGGTCGGAGGATGACCTCACGGTGAAGCTCATGGAGATTGTCCGCACGAACAAGAACCTGCAGCGGCAGGAGCAGAACGGCGCGCCGCAGCACGTGGTGCAGGAGTTCACCGAGTTGCTGCAGTATCACATCATGACCTTCATGGACAACACGGTGGCGGGTCAACCCCGGGCGTtgacgcgctcggggcgtCCCATCAAGTCAATCTCCGAGCGTCTCAAGGGTAAGGCTGGTCGCATTCGTGGTAACCTGATGGGTAAGCGCGTTGACTTTTCGGCTCGCACGGTGATCACGCCCGACCCCAACCTgatgctcgacgagctcggcgtcccGTGGTCGATCGCTCTCAACATGACCTACCCGGAGACGGTGACCCCGTACAACATCGAGCGCCTGCGTAAGCTCGTCGAGAACGGCCCGCACCCGCCCCCGGGCGAGACTGGGGCCAAGTACATCATCCGCGAGGATGGCCAGCGCCTGGACCTTCGGTTCATGAAACGCGAGAGCGACAAGCGACTCGAGTACGGGTACAAGGTGGAGAGGCACATGATCAACGGCGACTGCGTGCTCTTCAACCGTCAGCCGTCGCTGCACAAGATGTCCATCATGGGTCACAGGGTTCGGATCATGCCCTACTCCACTTTTCGGATGAACATctcggtgacgccgccgtACAACGCGGatttcgacggcgacgagatgAACATGCACCTGCCGCAGAGCATGGAGACGCGCGCTGAGGTGCAGGAGCTGATGATGGTGCCGAAGATGATCGTGTCCCCGCAGGCGAACAAGCCGGTGATGGCGATCGTGCAGGACACGCTTCTCGCGTGCCGCCTGATCACCAAGCGCGACACGTTCATCACGAAGGACGTCTTCATGAACATCCTCATGTGGCACACCAACTGGGATGGCAAGGTGCCGAAACCGGCCATCATCAAGCCCGAGCCCCTGTGGACGGGCAAGCAGGTGTTCTCCATGTTCACCCCCGACGTCAACGTCATCCGAACGTCCGCGTgggcacgcgacgccgacgacatgGACTTTTCCGTGGATGACGTCGGCGTGCGAgtggaacgcggcgagctcatcaCCGGCATCATGTGCAAGAAATCGATGGGCAGCGGCGGTGGAGGTTTGATCCACACCATCTGGGAGGAGTGGGgccccaccgcggcgcgcgacttTGTCTCGCAGGTGCAGTGGCTCCTCAACTACTGGCTCCTCCACTACGGCTTCACGATTGGAATCTCCGAcaccatcgccgacgacagGACCATGCAGACGATCAACGACACGATCACCAAGGCCAAGTCCGACGTGAAGGAGGTTGTCGCCATCTACCAGAGGGGCGAGCTGGAGATGCAGCCCGGCATGACCGCGCAGCAGTCGTTCGAGCAGAAGGTTAACCAGATTCTCAACAAGGCGCGCGACAACGCGGGTAACTCGGCTCAGACGTCGCTCGACGACACCAACAACGTGAAGATGACGGTGACGGCCGGTTCCAAGGGTTCGTTCCTCAACATCTCGCAGATGATCGCGTGCGTGGGCCAGCAGAACGTCGAGGGTAAGCGCATCCCGTTCGGGTTCACCGACAGGTCGCTGCCGCACTTTGCGAAGAACGACCTCGGCCCTGAGGCTCGCGGGTTTGTCGAGAACTCCTACCTGCGCGGCCTCACGCCGCAGGAGTTCTTCTTCCACGCCATGGGCGGTCGCGAGGGTCTCATCGACACCGCGGTAAAGACGTCCGAGACGGGTTACATCCAGAGGCGACTGGTGAAGGCGATGGAGGACATCATCGTGAAATACGACGGAACCGTGCGGAACAGCGCGGGTGACGTGATCCAGTTTCTctacggcgaggacggcatGGACGCCACGTACGTCGAGTCCCAGAAGATCGACACCCTGCGCGACTCGCGGGAGAAGTTCCGCAAGCGGTTTCACATGGACCCCGACGAACCCGGCTTTGGCCGCGGGTGGATGTCGGAGGCGCAGGTGAACGACCTCGCCAATTCCGCGGAGAAGCGCGCcctgctcgaggaggagtgGGAGAGGCTCCTCAAGGACCGGGAGGAGCTCAGGCGGACGATGAGCACCGGCGACCAGAACGTGCACTTGCCGGTAAACCTCAAGCGGATCATTTGGAACGCGCAGAACAACTATCGAAAGGTGAAGGATGCGTCCTCGGGAGggtcgcggggcggcgaggagttACAGGCTGTGCACGTCATCGAGAGCGTCAAGTCCATGCTCAACGGTCTCGTGGTCGTtcccggccgcgacgcgctctcgGTCGAGGCGCAGAGAAACGCCACCATCCTCTTCTTTGCGCTGGTGCGATCGACGCTCAGCGCCAAGAGGGTGATGAGCGAGTTTAGGctctcccccgcggcgttcaaCTGGGTCATCGGCGAGGTTGAGTCGAGGTTTAAGGttgcgctcgcgcccccgggCGACGGCATCGGCACAGTCGCCGCGCAGTCCATCGGCGAGCCCGCGACGCAGATGACACTGAACACCTTCCACTTCGCGGGTGTCTCCGCGAAGAACGTCACGCTCGGTGTGCCCCGTCTGAAGGAGCTCATCAACATCGCCAAGAAGATCAAGACGCCTTcgctcaccgtcgcgctGCGCAAGGATCTCGCCGGGGACAGGGCGATGGCCAAGAACGTCCAGTCGATCCTCGAGTACACCACCCTgcactccgtcgccgccgcctctgaGGTTTGGTACGATCCCGATCCCACGGATACCGTCATCGAGGAGGACAAGGAGTTTGTCAGGTCCTATTACGAGATGCCGGATGAGGACGTGGATCCCAGCCGGATGTCCCCGTGGCTGCTCCGCATCGAGCTGAACCGCGAGATGATGGTGGACAAGAAACTGCTGATGGCGGACATCGCCGAGCGCATCAACCAGGACTTCCAGGAGGATCTGTCCTGCATATTCAACGACGACAACTCCGAGAAGCTCATCCTCCGAATTCGCCTGCTGGACAACGAGATGGGAGACAAGGAAGCCGGCCCGTCCACCACCGAGGACGAAGTCTTCCTCAAGAAGCTCGAGTCGCAGATGCTCACCAACCTGGCGCTGCGGGGTATCCCCGACATCAAGAAGGTGTTCATCCGCGAGGCGAACGTGATGGGCCTGGACCCGGTCACCGAGACGTTCACCAAGAAGAGCGAGTGGATGCTCGACACCGAGGGCGTCAACCTCCTGGAGGTTATGAACCACGAGGATGTCGACTTCACGCGCACCACGTCCAACCACCTCATCGAGGTGATCCAGGTGCTGGGCATCGAGGCTGTGCGAAACACGCTGCTCAAGGAGCTTCGCGGCGTGATCGAGTTCGACGGCTCGTACGTCAACTACCGCCAcctcgccatcctcgtcgaggtgaTGACCTATCGGGGACACCTCATGTCCATCACCAGGCACGGCATCAACCGCGTGGAGACTGGACCGCTCATGCGGTGCTCCTTCGAGGAAACGGTGGACATTCTtctggaggcggcggcgttctcAGAGCGCGACGGCATGAACGGTCTCTCCGAGAACATCATGCTCGGGCAGTTCTGCCCCCTGGGCACCGGAGAGTTCGGCCTCCACCTCAACGAGGACATGCTcaaggaggcggtggacctTGACCTCGGTTTATCGGAGGGGGGtctgggcgtcggcgtcaccCCCGGCCGCGGCATCACGCcgggccgcgagggcgccatGTCCCCGTCGTTCCTCCTGTCCCCGACCGCGCACATGAGCCCGTTCGACGATTCCATGCGATTCTCGCCGCAAGGGACGGATTACGGATCCCACGCCGGCGGAGGGCAGTCGCCGGGGTACTCTcccacgtcaccggcgtactcaccgacgtcaccggcgtaTTCAccgacgtctccggcgtACTCGCCCACGTCTCCGGCGTACTCACCCACGTCTCCGGCGTACAGcccgacgtcaccggcgtactcaccgacgtcaccggcgtaTTCACCGACGAGCCCAGCCTACTCACCCACGTCACCAGCGTATTCAcccacgtcaccggcgtacagcccgacgtcaccggcgtaCTCAcccacgtcaccggcgtATTCACCGACGTCACCGGCCTACTCAcccacgtcaccggcgtATTCACCGACGTCACCGGCCTACTCAcccacgtcaccggcgtattcaccgacgtcaccggcgtacagcccgacgtcaccggcgtacagcccgacgtcaccggcgtaTTCACCCACGTCTCCGCAGTActcgcccacgtcgccgcagtactcgcccacgtcgccgcagtactcgcccacgtcgccgcaGTACAGCCCCACGAGCTTGGGTCTGTCCGAtgcggacgcgccgacgaggtccccgacctcgccgcAGTATTCGCCGTCCACGGAGGCGGACGGCGACCAGTGA
- a CDS encoding predicted protein, with product MLGVGVRRIVSPVNANTAISEGAPPSVLPVGRLRRGFRSATCGGSLIAAGIVTLTTLTLSRRSVAPSLRANRVSSMASSDGPDADRERELQGLWANAYDGWIDVPGESGGAIYTRPVDAPGGVRTHVPFPPIVTASRLFALTGFNPMGEERPIAENRAANDKLRADIEAMTPAPKAWWRAFGFAHDWREDGFVLAYEPRDGDAGEKATVDLAVKYGQGAIYAYTAVNNAAGSLRRRTVPAAMGQTVEADVEVERCDRPGLKFADPALPDEEY from the coding sequence atgctcggcgtcggcgtgcggAGAATCGTCAGCCCCGTCAACGCTAACACCGCGATTTCCGAGGGGGCTCCTCCTtccgtcctccccgtcggcCGACTGCGACGCGGGtttcgctcggcgacgtgcggcggttcgctcatcgccgccggaaTCGTCACCCTCACCACCCTCACCCTCTCCCGCCGCTCCGTCGCCCCTTCACTCCGCGCGAATCGCGTCTCGTCGATGGCTTCGTCGGACGGCCCCGACGCGGATCGGGAGCGCGAACTGCAGGGGCTCTGGGCGAACGCCTACGACGGATGGatcgacgtccccggcgagtccggcggcgcgataTACACCCGCccggtggacgcgcccggcggcgttcgaACCCACGTGCCGTTCCCACCCATCGTCACCGCCTCCCGGCTGTTCGCGCTGACGGGGTTCAACCCGatgggcgaggagcgccccATTGCGGAGAATCGAGCCGCGAATGATAAATTGAGAGCCGACATCGAGGCGATGACCCCGGCGCCCAAGGCGTGgtggcgcgcgttcgggttCGCGCACGACTGGCGCGAGGACGGTTTCGTGCTCGCGTACGAACcgcgggacggggacgcgggggaaAAGGCGACGGTGGACCTCGCGGTAAAGTACGGGCAAGGCGCCATCTACGCGTACACGGCGGTGAATAACGCCGCGGGATCGCTGCGCCGGCGGacggtgcccgcggcgatggggcaaacggtcgaggcggacgtgGAGGTGGAGCGGTGCGACAGGCCGGGGCTCAAGTTCGCCGATCCCGCGCTGCCGGACGAGGAGTATTAG
- a CDS encoding predicted protein yields the protein MPSIWRPNVRVTLDEYGEVEDTEMGGEELTKKGVKRKRAPRTKGPCEHGVKWRSNCKVCSACPHGKWRSRCKECGGASICEHGRQRHRCKECGGSEVCEHGRQRHRCKECGGSGICEHGRQRSTCKECGGGGICEHGRRRSRCKECGGSSICEHGRMRYQCKECGGGGICEHGRIRSECKACGGGSICEHGRRRSYCKECGGGSFCEHGRRRSQCKECRAVKSET from the coding sequence ATGCCGTCGATCTGGCGGCCGAACGTCAGAGTGACCCTCGACGAGTATGGCGAAGTTGAGGACACGGAGATGGGGGGAGAGGAGTTGACGAAGAAGGGCGTgaagcggaagagagcccctcGCACAAAGGGGCCATGCGAACACGGCGTGAAGTGGAGGTCGAActgcaaggtgtgcagcgcttgtccgcacgggaagTGGCGCAgtcggtgcaaggagtgcggtggtgcatcaatctgcgagcacggccgtcagcgccataggtgcaaggagtgcggggGGTCTGAagtctgcgagcacggtcgtcagcgccacaggtgcaaggagtgcggtgggtctggaatctgcgagcacggtcgtcagcgctctacgtgcaaggagtgcggtgggggtggaatttgcgagcacggtcgtcggcgctctcggtgcaaggagtgcggtgggtcatcaatctgcgagcacggccgtaTGCGCtatcagtgcaaggagtgcggtgggggtggaatttgcgagcacggtcgtatacgctCTGAGTGCAAAgcgtgcggcgggggctcaatttgcgagcacggtcgtcgacgctctTACTGCAAGGAatgcggtgggggctcattctgcgagcacggtcgtcggcgctctcagtgcaaggaaTGTCGCGCGGTGAAAAGTGAAACatga
- a CDS encoding predicted protein: WDRVLYRKQAFPDNHTDDTFLSGLVLNGRITPRVLSEVMLDAATVSQQLAVVALKSTAVAHLLSGRVTARDLVAIDAALLATGALAVAAMHGPARAVRRCARVGPAMLAAILALTPLFQTMTAAISDDTAVATAVCSLALHLLTHDYASLNSSSARLGSFVSLGAAMFASAILTSRLPPAPDARSPLEPNAAVFADMTLAVALFVLLPSLRREAQRRGGPRTAVRHVFATTCLHGAAMASVLALRGSMRDGNVTTLAVGYVAAVFGIVVVCPAWLVRMMGFKEQINGPWDEA; this comes from the coding sequence tgGGACCGCGTCCTCTACCGCAAGCAGGCGTTCCCCGACAATCACACCGACGACACGTTCCTCTCGGGGCTGGTGCTGAACGGGCGGATCACGCCGCGGGTGCTGTCCGAGGTGAtgctggacgccgcgacggtgtcgcagcagctcgcggtggtcgccctgaagtccaccgcggtggcgcaccTCCTCTCCGGTCGCGTGACCGCGCGAGACCTGGtggccatcgacgccgcgctgctcgccaccggggcgctcgccgtcgcggcgatgcacgggccggcgcgcgcggttcgccggtgcgcgcgcgtgggccccgccatgctcgccgcgatcctcgcgctcaCGCCGCTCTTCCAgacgatgaccgcggcgatcagCGACGACACCGCCGTTGCCACCGCCGTGtgctccctcgcgctccaccTCCTCACGCACGATTACGCGTCGCTCaactcgagctccgcgcggctcggATCCTTCGTGTCCCTGGGCGCCGCCATGTTCGCATCCGCGATACTCACGTCGAGGTTACCCCCCGCGCCagacgcgcggtcgccgctgGAACCAAACGCCGCGGTCTTCGCCGACATGaccctcgcggtcgcgctgTTCGTCCTGCTCCCGTCGTTGCGCCGGGAAGCgcagcggcggggggggccgcgcacagctgtgcgtcacgtgttcgcgacgacgtgtcttcacggcgcggcgatggcgtcggtgcTCGCGCTGAGGGGGTCGATGCGCGATGGGAACGTGACGACGCTGGCGGTcgggtacgtcgccgcggtgttcgGCATCGTCGTGGTGTGCCCGGCGTGGCTCGTGCGGATGATGGGTTTCAAGGAGCAGATTAACGGTCCGTGGGACGAGGCC
- a CDS encoding predicted protein: MTWAQSWHLLAPHILGTAAEEEFKFEPRQRSHDRARRADSRRLSRTDRPRPSRRRLDMLAAAQNAIQTSAQKKKRDELMFSPGRKKTGGGVDAAATARANRKIPAPVRDWPNLFPRESPGANAMLRTPPAATPRADRDTFAARTVGGTIALAGAQRKPRAPPSGTVTGTPVGRRRDDANDENVTPAGHPGSTRPAGATRTPLGGASTIQRAAAPPAILRDPRGGAATKPVARHPQTVARRMSFDGAGDDRRDDSLLPPAKKLRVTVAALEGLEDDGDDASRQPPSTHRSATTTDGPAKCWLPRPKPGAGPPHPFRDAADDDDDVAPPALERPPANPFGNPFAAAKAKAASAVARADAERAAAIAARPVPRTPGLRNLGNTCYLNAALQVLCGLEEFARAAEAKPLADGGFDDGSVYSAVRGLVAARRASHERAIMRAAAAAAAESTPATSSLPAPRGPSAVLSPAEVKTAVQRRHAHYAGNRQHDAHEFLCECLDALEEEVTAAYADGRLEAPEPKSVVPLHATLCPTRRNFTTAVAATLTCESCGDACVRHETFRHLSVELPESSGADGSADVELASLLDGFFTPETLERKCERDGCDGTSATLVRRIVRLPRVLVVHLKRFRYVRTTGGTKAAARGGGDDENARSDGNGNAPTQAEPAPAPAPFAMRMVKVTRPVKLPTRLTLEPFVGEDASALRGPPPRSNHPVAAEVVRPVDSAPADATAVVPAGKARSKTLQQNGLLDENDDKTTTPAVPRRLNLNLDLHEDDSKGAQGSSNPTPRGHPDSNDGGGFTPVDGGVAAAETTPEPRGARDEATAAVHVYPDDASPSGPDAKRQAGAYELRGVVSHVGSSLEFGHYVAHVFGPRRDGGVGWTTFDDEAVDEVEEGRVLRDRTGCYVAVYALGD, from the exons ATGACCTGGGCACAGAGCTGGCATTTGTTGGCACCCCACATTCTTGGCACGGCCGCGGAAGAAGAATTCAAATTCGAGCCACGACAGAGGAGCCACGAcagagcgcgccgcgcggactcGCGCCGACTATCGCGCACCGACCGCCCTCGACCATCGCGACGTAGGCT GGACATgctggccgcggcgcagaACGCCATCCAGACGAGCGCGCAGAAGAAGAAACGGGACGAGCTGATGTTCTCGCCGGGCAGGAAGaagaccggcggcggcgtcgacgccgccgcgaccgctcGGGCGAATCGAAAgatccccgcgccggtgcgcgATTGGCCCAACCTCTTTCCGCGCGAGTCCCCAGGCGCGAACGCCATGCTGCGCAcccctcccgcggcgaccccgcgcgcggaccgcgacaccttcgccgcgcgcaccgtcgGAGGcaccatcgcgctcgcgggcgcgcagcgaaagccccgcgcgcctccgagcGGCACCGTCACGGGCACGCCGGTCGGCAGgagacgcgacgacgcgaacgacgagaaCGTCACCCCCGCGGGGCATCCCGGGTCGACCcgacccgccggcgcgacgcgaaccccgctgggcggcgcgtccaccatccagcgcgccgccgcgccgcccgcgatcctccgcgaccctcgcggcggcgcggcgacgaagcccgtcgcgcgtcacccgcagacggtggcgcggcgcatgtccttcgacggcgccggcgacgatcggcgAGACGACTCGCTCCTTCCTCCGGCGAAAAAGTTGCGGGTGACCGTGGCGGCCCTGGAGGGACTCgaagacgacggggacgacgcctcgAGGCAGCCCCCCAGCACCCAcaggtccgcgacgacgaccgacgGGCCCGCCAAGTGCTGGCTGCCGCGGCCCAAGCCCGGGGCGGGCCCCCCCCATCCGTtcagggacgccgccgacgacgacgacgacgtcgcgccccccgcgctcgagaggCCGCCGGCCAACCCCTTCGGCAaccccttcgccgcggccaaggccaaagccgcgtccgcggtcgccagggcggacgccgaacgcgccgcggcgatcgccgctcGTCCGGTGCCTCGCACCCCGGGTCTGCGGAATTTGGGCAACACGTGTTACCTCAACGCCGCGCTCCAGGTGCTCTGCGGGTTGGAGgagttcgcgcgcgcggcggaggcgaagccGCTGGCGGACGGGGGGTTCGACGACGGGTCCGTGTACAGCGCCGTGCGCGGGctggtggcggcgaggagggcgtcgcacgagcgcgccatcatgcgagcggcggcggcggcggcggcggagtcgacgcccgcgacctcgtccctccccgcgccgcggggtcccTCCGCGGTTCTCTCCCCGGCGGAGGTGAAGACCGCGGTGCAGCGCAGGCACGCGCACTACGCGGGTAACCGGCAgcacgacgcgcacgagttTTTGTGCGAGTGCCTGGACGCgttggaggaggaggtgacagcggcgtacgcggacgGTCGGCTCGAGGCTCCGGAACCGAAGAGCGTGGTGCCGCTGCACGCAACCCTGTGCCCCACGCGCAGGAACTTCACcacggcggtcgccgcgacgctgacgTGCGAGTCGTGCGGGGACGCGTGCGTGCGGCACGAGACCTTCCGACACCTCTCCGTCGAGCTTCCGGAGAGttccggcgccgacgggtccgccgacgtcgagctcgcgtcgttgCTCGACGGGTTTTTCACCCCCGAGACGCTGGAGCGTAAGTGCGAGAGGGACGGGTGCGACggcacgtccgcgacgctcgtTCGGCGCATCGTGAGGCTGCCCAGGGTGCTCGTGGTGCACCTCAAGCGGTTCAGGTACGTGCGGACGACCGGGGGAaccaaggcggcggctcgcggcggcggggatgacgAAAACGCGAGGAGCGACGGAAACGGAAACGCCCCGACGCAAGCGGagcccgccccggccccggcgccgttcgcgatgCGAATGGTCAAGGTGACGCGTCCGGTGAAGCTTCCCACGAGGCTCACCCTCGAACCGTTCGTCGGGGAGGACGCCTCGGCCCTGCGCGGTCCCCCGCCCCGGTCGAACcatcccgtcgccgccgaggtcgttcgccccgtcgactcggcgcccgccgacgccaccgccgtcgtccccgcgggcaAGGCTCGATCGAAAACGCTCCAACAAAACGGTTTGTtggacgagaacgacgacaagacgacgacgcccgcggtgccCCGCCGCCTGAACCTGAACCTGGACCTCCACGAGGACGACTCCAAGGGTGCGCAGGGGTCGTCGAATccgaccccgcgcggacACCCCGACtcgaacgacggcggcggttttacccccgtcgacggaggcgtcgccgccgcggagaccacgccggagccgcggggcgcgcgcgacgaggccaccgcggcggttcaCGTCTACCCCGACGACGCTTCACCTTCCGGCCCGGACGCCAAGCGCCAGGCGGGCGCGTACGAGCTCCGCGGGGTCGTCTCGCACGTCGGGTCGAGCCTGGAGTTTGGTCACTACGTCGCGCACGTTTTTGGACCGAggcgggacggcggcgtcgggtggaccacgttcgacgacgaggcggtggacgaggtggaggaggggAGGGTGCTGAGGGACAGGACCGGGTGCTACGTCGCGGTGTACGCCCTCGGAGATTGA